The Fluviispira sanaruensis sequence ATATAATCTGGTTTTAAATCTTTAGCAGCATAATGAAGTGCATCGCTTAATACAAGGCGACCTTCGGCATCTGTGTTGAGAACTTCGATGGTTTTTCCGGAATATCCCGTGATGATATCTCCAACCCTAAAAGCCAATGCATCCACCATATTTTCGCAGAGGGCTCCAACGGCATAAACATGTATGGGTAATTTTTGTCGAGCTATGGCGAGAATAGAGCTTAAAGTAACAGCAGAGCCAGACATGTCGTACTTCATTCCTTCTTGATGAATAGACGGGGTTTTTAATGAATACCCACCCGTATCCACAGTTAAACCTTTGCCCACAAAGGCAATTGTTTTGCTAAACTTTTCAGGTTTATACTCAATAACTACGAATTGTGGTTCAAGCGCACTGCCCCCTGCAACAGCAAGCATAGCATTAAATCCCATTTCTTTGAGCTTTTGTGCACCCCAAATTTGGACGTTTAAATTCAGTTTCTTTGCTTGTTCTGCAATGTTTTCTGCAATGTATTTTGGAGTAGCGATATTAGGTGCCCCGTCTTGAAGCAGGCGGCAGGTATTCACAGAATTATTTATAATCTCAGTATGATTGAGTTCTTCTTGGCAGCCCGATATATTTGAAATATAAGTTACTTGAAGAGGTTTTTCGCTTTCAGCCATTGCTTGTGCTGTGGCATTGGAATTTGGGTATTTATACATACCTAAATTAAACCCAGCATGCACTTGAGCAATAAGTTCTTTAGAATTTATAAGTTTTGAATATGGTAAAAATGTAACTTGTTGGGTTTTGAGTGCAAGGGCAATTTCAGCAGACTTAATCCCAATTTGTCGAGCTCTTGATGGCTTAATATCTTGTTTTTTACCAGCACCAATCAGAACAATTCTTTTACTTATTTTTGAATTATCTGAAATTGAAACTGTGGATTGTAGCCATTTCCCTTCAAAATCACCAAATGATATCAGTTTTTGAATGATACCATTAAACTGTGAGTCAAGATTTGTGAGTTCTGAAGAATGAATTGTTCCCTTTTCGATATCAGTTTCATCTATTACGATTATAGCAAGGTCGGTATTGTTATTTTCAATGATAGGTTTGGAAATAAATTCAAGTGGTTTAATTTTAGGTAGTGACATAAAAGTACCTCATCTTAGGGTTAAAAAGCTGCCAATTTATTTTGCTTTAATCACTTAATCTTAGCAAGGAATTAGAATGAAAGTTTTTTCTACATCATTTTGGTTTATAAAACTTCCATTATTTTGTTTCGTTGCTTTTATTCTCTGGTTTATCCCTTGGGTTTTTTTATTATATTCTGGATTACTGATATATTTTCCTTATGAGAGTGATGGAAAATCAAGATATATTCGTATTACAGGTCCAGTCGTTAGTGTTTTTTCCCCTCAATCTTGGAGCTCATACAATGAAATCCCTAAAACCTGTAAAGCAGCCTTGATTGCAGCGGAGGATAATCGTTTTTATCAGCACAAAGGAGTGGATTTTGAAAGTCTAAAAATGAGTTTTATTACAAATCAGAAAATTGGAAAAAAAAAGCGGGGTGGAAGTACAATAACGCAACAACTTGTTAAAAATGCATTTCTTTCGCGTAAAAAAAGTTATTTACGGAAATCGAGGGAAATAATGGGTGCGTTTATTTTAGATGGAATCATGTTAAAAGATCAGCAGCTTGAATGGTATTTTAACGTTGTTGAATTCGGTCCAAAAATTTATGGACTCGAAAATGCTGCACAAAAATATTTTAACACGGAAGCGAAAAGACTCACTCCATCTCAATGCATTGCTCTTGTGGCAATTATTCCATCACCTAAAAAATGGAATCAAAGTTTGGTAACACAAAAACCGACATCGTTTTTTGTGCAAAGATATAAAAAAATCTTAAATACAATTCAAAAAATGGGTATTCTCAACAACAAGGATCTCGTCATAGCTCGTAACTATGAAGCTATAAAAGGCAAAGAACAATTGGACAATGCTTTGCTAAACAAAACAAAACTTCCTGATAATACTATAAAAACCATTGAGGGTGTGGAAGATTTTGATGAAAATGATGAAGATGAAAATTCAGAAGATTATTAAATTCTAAATTTTTAGTTGGATTATTGAAAATAATATCATAAAAACAATATCTTAATTTGTACTACTTGACCAGTTTGCGCTGCTTATGTATTAAGAACCAAGTTTGAGTAGAGAATATTTAAATTCGTTTATATTCTGGTCTCGTCCGCTTGGTAATGGATTATTAAAAGAGGAAATGAAATGAAATTAGGTTTTAGACAGTTCTTTTTGCATACCTTTTCCCTGCTTACTCTTATCCCTTCAATGAGTTCATTTGCCTTAACCGAAAAAAGTGTAACTCTTAAAGTAGCTCAAGAAAAAAATGATCAAGCGGATTCGAATAAATTAACAGAAAATGATAAAATTGATAAAAGTTTAAAAAAGGTTCTAGACGCAAAAGTCCTCAAAGTTTGCTCTGATGCAGGCTTTCTTCCATTCGAAATGAAAACTCAGACAGGTGAGTGGACTGGATTTGATATTGATATGATGAAACATTTTTCAAAATCTCTGAAGGTCGAATTAAAAATGATTCAAATTAGTTTTGACGGAATTATTCCAGCATTAATTTCTGGTAAATGTGATCTTATCGCGGCTGGTATGACAGTTACACCTGAAAGAGAAAAAATTGTTGCATTTAGTGATTCAACCTTTATCAATGGTCTGAGCATTGCA is a genomic window containing:
- a CDS encoding leucyl aminopeptidase family protein — encoded protein: MSLPKIKPLEFISKPIIENNNTDLAIIVIDETDIEKGTIHSSELTNLDSQFNGIIQKLISFGDFEGKWLQSTVSISDNSKISKRIVLIGAGKKQDIKPSRARQIGIKSAEIALALKTQQVTFLPYSKLINSKELIAQVHAGFNLGMYKYPNSNATAQAMAESEKPLQVTYISNISGCQEELNHTEIINNSVNTCRLLQDGAPNIATPKYIAENIAEQAKKLNLNVQIWGAQKLKEMGFNAMLAVAGGSALEPQFVVIEYKPEKFSKTIAFVGKGLTVDTGGYSLKTPSIHQEGMKYDMSGSAVTLSSILAIARQKLPIHVYAVGALCENMVDALAFRVGDIITGYSGKTIEVLNTDAEGRLVLSDALHYAAKDLKPDYIVEYSTLTGAMIGALGHVGAGVFAFDKELEQIVIKASEETGERAYPLPVWEEIADDNKGSITDLVNLGKNSGGAGSMVAAAFLKEFTEDIPFAHIDIAGVSDKNQAIGYTQKGSSGYGVQLSVQIAKKISGLNS
- a CDS encoding transporter substrate-binding domain-containing protein, encoding MKLGFRQFFLHTFSLLTLIPSMSSFALTEKSVTLKVAQEKNDQADSNKLTENDKIDKSLKKVLDAKVLKVCSDAGFLPFEMKTQTGEWTGFDIDMMKHFSKSLKVELKMIQISFDGIIPALISGKCDLIAAGMTVTPEREKIVAFSDSTFINGLSIALKNTEDNKSAYKSLEDLDKDDNNIAVKTGYTSDIYLSKTLKKARILRFDQDSDLVLAVTQGRAKAFVTDTTYVNLMDKDKQNKFIILPTKIVSDSFSIAAKKSSKELIGSFNEFLKTWKESGGYARAEKFYFQDQLWRSQVLGVK
- a CDS encoding biosynthetic peptidoglycan transglycosylase, which encodes MKVFSTSFWFIKLPLFCFVAFILWFIPWVFLLYSGLLIYFPYESDGKSRYIRITGPVVSVFSPQSWSSYNEIPKTCKAALIAAEDNRFYQHKGVDFESLKMSFITNQKIGKKKRGGSTITQQLVKNAFLSRKKSYLRKSREIMGAFILDGIMLKDQQLEWYFNVVEFGPKIYGLENAAQKYFNTEAKRLTPSQCIALVAIIPSPKKWNQSLVTQKPTSFFVQRYKKILNTIQKMGILNNKDLVIARNYEAIKGKEQLDNALLNKTKLPDNTIKTIEGVEDFDENDEDENSEDY